CCCACTGGTTGGCCTCGGCGAAGTCCATGCGTATCGCGGACATCGACTCCCGGGTCGCCTCGGCGGCGGGGCCGGTGCCGGTGGGCGGCCGGGAGTCGCCGCTGCCGGTGATCGACTCGGTGACGTCGCGGGCCACGGTGTCCGCGTCGGCGGCGGACATGCCCCGGGACGTCAGGGTGCCCACCACGTTGTCGGTCGTGACGTGGGTCAGGATCGTGCCGTAGACGGCCAGTCCCACGCACGCCGCGTAGTTGCGCACGGTCTGGGTGATGCCGGTGACCTCGCCGTACGAGGCGCCGATGGCCCGGTTGACGGCGTCCGTGGAGGCCGGCGCCAGGACGAAGCCGATGCCGGCTCCGGCCAGGGCCGCGTAGGGCCACTGGTCGTGCATGGACAGGTCGGTGAGCTTGCCCGCCCACAGGGCGAAACCGACGCAGCCCACGGCCGTGCCCAGCTTCAGCGCCGGGCGCGCGCCCTTCTTGTCGAGGATCCGGCCGCCCCACTGCGAGGCGATGGCGAAGCCCACGAAGAAGTACAGCAGGAACAGCGCCGCCTGGTTCGGCGAGGCGCTCAGGGACACCTGGGCGTACACGGAGGTGAAGAAGAACAGCGGGACGAAGGCGAGCATCGAGAAGAACAGCACCGCCGCGTCCACGGTGAACGCCTTGTCCCGGAAGACCCGCAGGTCGATCAGCGGTTGCTCCACCTGCCGCTCGAAGCGGACGAACCCGGCGAGTATCGCGAGGCCGCCCGCGATGCACACCCAGGTCGCCCAGCTGTCCCAGCCCCAGGACCAGGCCTGCTGGAAGCCGAGGACGCTCAGGCCCATGCCGGCCGCGATCAGGGCGGCTCCCGGGACGTCCAGGGTGCCGGACCGCCGCCGGTCGGAGATGTGCGCCAGGGCCGTGAGGACCAGCGCCACGATCGCCACGGG
This is a stretch of genomic DNA from Streptomyces hawaiiensis. It encodes these proteins:
- a CDS encoding MFS transporter, which gives rise to MMFAVAMTFIDQTIVSIAAPDIVRELGLSSSGMQWVVNAYLLALAAFFALGGRLADLYGPRRIVVIGTLVFVVSSVLCGCVPEGGAAQAWLIIFRATQGLGAALLFPAALAVVVAVFPVERRGRALALFFGVTGALTAIGPLLGGWLTNWTWRAVFWVNVPVAIVALVLTALAHISDRRRSGTLDVPGAALIAAGMGLSVLGFQQAWSWGWDSWATWVCIAGGLAILAGFVRFERQVEQPLIDLRVFRDKAFTVDAAVLFFSMLAFVPLFFFTSVYAQVSLSASPNQAALFLLYFFVGFAIASQWGGRILDKKGARPALKLGTAVGCVGFALWAGKLTDLSMHDQWPYAALAGAGIGFVLAPASTDAVNRAIGASYGEVTGITQTVRNYAACVGLAVYGTILTHVTTDNVVGTLTSRGMSAADADTVARDVTESITGSGDSRPPTGTGPAAEATRESMSAIRMDFAEANQWVFYGMAIALGIGFLCALRHPGGKVDAHAEVAEPAGQAR